GGACGCTTCGAGGTGATCGTCAGCGCGACGCCGCACGACGGCAACTGGCTGCCGATGACGTCCGCGACCTCCATGCTGATCGTGCGCCAGACCTTTCTCGACCGCGACCGCGAGCGCCGTGCCGAGCTCACGATCGCACGCCACCCGACGCCGACCGCGCCGCGGCCGCTCGACCCGGCGACGATCGCGCGCCGCCTCGGGAGCGCGGCGCGCTTCGTCGAGGGCACGGCGCGCGTCTTCGCCGACTGGGCCGCCGGTTTCGCCGCCGCGCCGAACGTGCTGCCGCGCCAGGATCAGGCGCGCTACCTCGCCGCCGGCGGCGACCCGTCGATCCACTACTATCACGGCTACTTTCGCCTCCGGCCGGACGAGGCGTTGGTCGTCGAGGTGCCGCGCGTCCCGCCGTGCGAGAGCTGGAACCTGCAGATCAACAATCACTGGATGGAGTCGATGGACTACCGCTACGGGCGCGCGCACGTGAACAAACACACGGCGGTGTACGGCTCCGACGGTGGGTGCACGGTCGTCATCGCCGGCCGCGATCCGGGGCGGCCGAACTGGCTCGACACGGCGGGCCACGCGGAGGGAACGGTGTGCTTCCGTTGGATCGGCGCGCGCGAGATCGTCGATCCGATCGCGCGCGTCGAGACGCTCGCGCGCGAGCCTCCGCATGCGATCATTCGAGACGCGATCTGCCGCCGGTAAGCCTCGAGGTTGGCGAAGGCGCGGGGGCTAGAGGAGAACGTCACGCGATGGAGACGCCAACGAGCCTCGACGAGCAGTCGATCCTGGACGAAGCCCGGCGGAGGGCCGGCCTCGCCGACTTCGGCGACGAGTCGTTCCGCGAGCCGCTCCGCGTGCTGCTGGCTGCGCTCGACGCCGAGGCCGGGCTCCTCGACTTCGGACGCGCGGCGCAGCGCGCCCGCATCGTCGACCTTCTGGTGAACCGGCTCCGCGCTGAGGACGCCTTCCGCCGCCACCCCGAGATCCTCGACGAAGCGATCGGCGCGCCGATCGTGATCGTCGGCTTGCCGCGGACGGGGACGACGTTCCTGCACCGCACGCTCGCGCAGGATCCGCGCTTCTATTCGGCGCGCTGGTTCGAATGCCGCTATCCGGCGCTGTTTCCCGGCGGCGCGCCCGGCGCCGACGATTCACGCCTGGCGCAGGCGAAGGCCGAGGTGCGGGCGATGCTCGACGGGTCGCCCGCGCTCGCCGCGATCCACCCGCTCGACGCGATGGCGCCCGACGAGGAGATTCTGCTCCTCGAGCACTCCTTCCTGAGCACGGTGCCGGAGTCGGCGGCGAACGTGCCGTCGTACGGCCAGTGGCTCGACGCCCAAAACCAGACACCGGGCTATCGCTACCTCCGGAA
This region of Deltaproteobacteria bacterium genomic DNA includes:
- a CDS encoding sulfotransferase is translated as METPTSLDEQSILDEARRRAGLADFGDESFREPLRVLLAALDAEAGLLDFGRAAQRARIVDLLVNRLRAEDAFRRHPEILDEAIGAPIVIVGLPRTGTTFLHRTLAQDPRFYSARWFECRYPALFPGGAPGADDSRLAQAKAEVRAMLDGSPALAAIHPLDAMAPDEEILLLEHSFLSTVPESAANVPSYGQWLDAQNQTPGYRYLRKLLQFLQWQKKRAGQRAERWVLKTPHHLGYADVLLDVFPGALIVQTHRDPLESIPSLASMITALWVLAAEHVDPKVVGRLWNAKMAAALRRCLAVRDRHPDRFVDVWYLDAVRDPVAQARRIYDAAGLAFTPEVERAMRAFMATNPREGRPPHQYTLDEFGLTPESIARDFADYRARFILNRWT
- a CDS encoding DUF1214 domain-containing protein, with the protein product MSDVRDGDPWSTFCAALARAGAQILRPDAPADDLTRAEGWRYLSRLARAALEACVEFADPEAPGFYSLSHETLKIGADNPDNFYQNACLDGRLEYTISGTRGTVHYLGFSTKAGDYGSTGGLAPTGFLDSTRLAVGPDGRFEVIVSATPHDGNWLPMTSATSMLIVRQTFLDRDRERRAELTIARHPTPTAPRPLDPATIARRLGSAARFVEGTARVFADWAAGFAAAPNVLPRQDQARYLAAGGDPSIHYYHGYFRLRPDEALVVEVPRVPPCESWNLQINNHWMESMDYRYGRAHVNKHTAVYGSDGGCTVVIAGRDPGRPNWLDTAGHAEGTVCFRWIGAREIVDPIARVETLAREPPHAIIRDAICRR